A window of the Gordonia humi genome harbors these coding sequences:
- a CDS encoding globin domain-containing protein, protein MTSPAQPVLADLRDQISADPDRFSSSLFTRLFAATPSLRDLFPVEMAPMRTTFAQVVEHLLNGILAEDGHADLVEFLAQLGRDHRKYGVTSEHYWVMYDALMAEFAQMLADRWTQESYDAVSHAMMLVTGVMRGAAESVAGPPVWHARVVQKFTINRERAVVRLVAEPNAPVYRAGQYTEVQIPQWPHAWRNLSLATPPSPRRELEFHVHAIPGGHVSGTIVRSTEPGDVWTFGQQHGTMAVDGDRPVLMVAGGSGLAPLRALLLDMARYADNPETHLFYGTRHPGELYELGVLQQLARTNPWLHVTAVAETEDDPWWIDGAPDPRQWGFDLRFGRVGEVAVDYPNTLSRHSLEPRDWRDHQILLSGPAPMVFHTQLRLRAAGVDPSQISHDPLN, encoded by the coding sequence GTGACATCGCCCGCCCAGCCAGTACTGGCCGACCTCCGCGACCAGATCTCCGCCGACCCGGACCGCTTCTCGTCCAGCCTGTTCACCCGCCTGTTCGCCGCGACGCCGTCGTTACGGGACCTGTTCCCGGTCGAGATGGCTCCGATGCGCACAACGTTCGCGCAGGTAGTCGAGCATCTGCTGAACGGCATCCTCGCCGAAGACGGGCACGCCGATCTCGTCGAGTTCCTCGCGCAACTGGGACGCGACCACCGCAAGTACGGGGTCACCAGCGAGCACTACTGGGTGATGTACGACGCTCTGATGGCCGAGTTCGCACAGATGCTCGCCGACCGGTGGACGCAGGAGAGCTACGACGCGGTCTCGCATGCGATGATGCTGGTGACCGGGGTGATGCGCGGCGCCGCCGAGAGCGTCGCCGGCCCTCCGGTGTGGCATGCGCGGGTGGTGCAGAAGTTCACGATCAACCGGGAGCGAGCCGTCGTACGTCTGGTGGCCGAGCCGAATGCACCCGTCTACCGCGCGGGTCAGTACACCGAAGTGCAGATCCCGCAGTGGCCGCACGCATGGCGCAACCTCTCGCTCGCTACTCCGCCGAGTCCACGCCGCGAGCTGGAGTTCCATGTGCACGCGATTCCGGGCGGGCACGTCAGCGGCACCATCGTGCGGTCGACAGAGCCCGGTGACGTGTGGACGTTCGGGCAGCAGCACGGCACGATGGCCGTCGACGGCGACCGCCCGGTCTTGATGGTGGCGGGCGGCTCCGGCCTGGCACCGCTGCGCGCGCTCCTACTCGACATGGCCCGCTACGCGGACAACCCGGAGACGCACCTGTTCTACGGGACACGGCATCCGGGCGAGCTGTACGAACTCGGTGTGCTCCAACAACTGGCTCGGACAAATCCGTGGCTGCACGTGACCGCCGTCGCCGAGACCGAGGACGATCCGTGGTGGATCGACGGCGCCCCCGATCCACGCCAGTGGGGTTTCGACCTGCGCTTCGGCCGGGTCGGCGAGGTGGCGGTCGACTACCCGAACACGCTCTCGCGCCATTCCCTCGAACCGCGCGACTGGCGCGACCACCAGATCCTGCTCTCCGGTCCTGCTCCGATGGTGTTCCACACTCAGCTGCGCCTGCGCGCCGCGGGCGTCGACCCGTCGCAGATCTCCCACGACCCGCTGAACTGA
- a CDS encoding carbohydrate ABC transporter permease, whose product MSAVPISDATGPDVSSLKRKRNPKAGLLTTLTWILALGFFFPVLWMVLQAFKKETDAATDPPTFFFSPTLEQFKGVFDAGIGTPLLNSVFATVVSTLFVLLLGVPAAFALSLRPVRKTSDALFFFLSTKMLPIVAAIIPLYVIVGKIGMLDNVWTLVILYTAMNLPIAVWMMRSFFLEVPGELLEAASIDGASLWTSVREVILPLISPGIAATALICVIFSWNEFFFAVNMTAVDGQTMPVFLTSFMSGQGLYWAQLSAASVLAALPVVLAGWVAQNKLVRGLSFGAIK is encoded by the coding sequence ATGAGTGCTGTGCCCATTTCCGATGCGACCGGTCCCGACGTCTCGTCGTTGAAGCGTAAGCGCAACCCCAAGGCGGGTCTGCTGACCACGCTCACCTGGATCCTAGCCCTCGGGTTCTTCTTCCCAGTGCTGTGGATGGTGTTGCAGGCGTTCAAGAAGGAGACCGATGCGGCCACCGACCCGCCGACGTTCTTCTTCAGCCCGACCCTCGAACAGTTCAAGGGCGTGTTCGACGCCGGGATCGGCACCCCGCTGCTGAACTCGGTCTTCGCCACGGTCGTCTCGACGCTGTTCGTTCTGCTGCTCGGCGTGCCCGCGGCGTTCGCGCTGTCGTTGCGCCCGGTCCGCAAGACGAGCGACGCGCTGTTCTTCTTCCTGAGCACCAAGATGCTGCCGATCGTCGCCGCGATCATCCCGCTGTACGTGATCGTCGGCAAGATCGGCATGCTCGACAACGTGTGGACGCTGGTCATCCTGTACACGGCGATGAACCTGCCGATCGCGGTGTGGATGATGCGCTCGTTCTTCCTGGAGGTCCCCGGTGAACTCCTGGAGGCCGCGAGCATCGACGGCGCGAGCCTGTGGACCTCGGTGCGCGAGGTGATTCTGCCGCTGATCTCTCCCGGCATCGCCGCCACGGCGCTGATCTGCGTGATCTTCTCGTGGAACGAGTTCTTCTTCGCCGTCAACATGACGGCGGTCGACGGTCAGACGATGCCCGTGTTCCTCACGAGCTTCATGTCCGGCCAGGGCCTGTACTGGGCCCAGCTGTCGGCCGCCTCCGTCCTGGCCGCACTGCCGGTCGTCCTCGCCGGCTGGGTCGCGCAGAACAAGCTCGTGCGCGGCCTGTCGTTCGGCGCCATCAAGTAG
- a CDS encoding ABC transporter substrate-binding protein — protein sequence MHRWRTAGRRRALAAGACAVAVALVATGCSGAGALFGDSDRQITVAMVSNSQMQDAVELSSQFTEETGIDVKFVTLSENEARAKITASVATGGGEFDVVMISNYETPMWGKYGWLVDLTPYMDATPGYDPDDFIPTLKTALSYDGQMYAAPFYGESSFLMYNKRMFADRGVSLPENPTWPEVAEAAAELKTDKVSGICLRGKPGWGELLAPLDTVINAYGGRWYDEDWNAQFNTPEVRDAVKFYVDTVRESGEPGAASSGFQECSNQLAQGQTAMWYDATSAVSVLENKDSSSIAGDVGYAQAPTMAKDGNGWLYTWALGIPTSSDKRDDAWKFISWMTSKEYIKYVVQKKGPESVPPGSRLSTYELPEVKKVAAPYAEQMLSAMKAADQKHATLKPVPYEGVQFLAIPEFQDLGTRVSQQISAAIAGQISVDEALDQSQKYAEVVGKAYQEEQR from the coding sequence GTGCACCGCTGGCGTACCGCCGGGCGCAGGCGAGCGCTTGCGGCGGGCGCCTGCGCGGTGGCCGTCGCGTTGGTCGCGACCGGATGCTCCGGCGCGGGTGCGTTGTTCGGCGACTCCGACCGCCAGATCACCGTGGCGATGGTGTCGAACTCGCAGATGCAGGACGCCGTCGAGCTGTCCTCGCAGTTCACCGAGGAGACCGGCATCGACGTCAAGTTCGTGACCCTGTCGGAGAACGAGGCTCGCGCCAAGATCACCGCATCCGTCGCGACCGGTGGCGGCGAGTTCGACGTCGTCATGATCAGCAACTACGAGACGCCCATGTGGGGTAAGTACGGCTGGCTCGTCGACCTCACCCCGTACATGGACGCCACCCCGGGCTACGACCCCGACGACTTCATCCCGACCCTCAAGACCGCGCTCTCGTACGACGGTCAGATGTACGCGGCGCCGTTCTACGGCGAATCGTCGTTCCTCATGTACAACAAGCGCATGTTCGCCGATCGCGGGGTGTCCCTGCCGGAGAACCCGACGTGGCCCGAGGTCGCCGAGGCCGCGGCCGAGCTGAAGACCGACAAGGTCTCCGGCATCTGCCTGCGCGGCAAGCCGGGCTGGGGCGAGCTCCTCGCACCGCTCGACACGGTGATCAACGCGTACGGCGGTCGCTGGTACGACGAGGACTGGAACGCTCAGTTCAACACCCCCGAGGTCCGCGACGCGGTGAAGTTCTACGTCGACACGGTCCGCGAGTCCGGCGAGCCGGGCGCGGCGTCGTCCGGCTTCCAGGAGTGCAGCAACCAGTTGGCCCAGGGCCAGACCGCCATGTGGTACGACGCGACGAGCGCCGTCTCGGTGCTGGAGAACAAGGACTCCTCATCCATCGCTGGCGATGTCGGTTACGCACAGGCCCCGACCATGGCCAAGGACGGTAACGGCTGGCTGTACACCTGGGCCCTGGGCATCCCCACGTCCAGCGACAAACGCGACGACGCATGGAAGTTCATCTCCTGGATGACCAGCAAGGAGTACATCAAGTACGTCGTGCAGAAGAAGGGGCCGGAGAGCGTCCCGCCGGGCAGTCGGCTGTCGACCTACGAGCTTCCCGAGGTCAAGAAGGTCGCCGCACCATACGCCGAGCAGATGCTGTCGGCGATGAAGGCCGCCGACCAGAAGCACGCCACGCTCAAGCCGGTCCCGTACGAGGGCGTCCAGTTCCTGGCGATCCCTGAGTTCCAGGACCTGGGAACCCGTGTCAGCCAGCAGATCTCGGCGGCCATCGCCGGACAGATCAGCGTCGACGAGGCACTCGACCAGTCGCAGAAGTACGCCGAGGTCGTCGGCAAGGCCTACCAGGAGGAGCAGCGATGA
- a CDS encoding ABC transporter ATP-binding protein — protein MASITYDKACCVYPGADKLAVDSLDLDIDDGEFIVLVGPSGSGKSTALRMLAGLEDIDSGEIRIGGKNMVGVAPKERDIAMVFQNYALYPNKTVGENMGFALKMRGVPLAERKQKVAEAAKLLDLTDFLDRKPAKLSGGQRQRVAMGRAIVREPQVFCMDEPLSNLDAKLRVQTRTQIAALQRRLGTTTVYVTHDQVEAMTMGDRVAVLKHGVLQQFSSPTELYDRPVNAFVAGFIGSPGMNLFTAPVCDGEITVAGAPISIDEESAALLRGSGLSSVIVGIRPEHLTLGDGEGINADVALMEELGSETYVYANLTDESVRNLDGEPMMMVARSATRSPARLGDGIRLRQSGSAVHLFHPETGERL, from the coding sequence ATGGCTTCCATCACCTACGACAAGGCCTGCTGCGTCTACCCCGGTGCGGACAAACTGGCCGTCGACTCCCTCGACCTCGACATCGACGACGGCGAGTTCATCGTCCTCGTCGGACCGTCCGGCTCCGGCAAGTCGACCGCCCTGCGCATGCTGGCCGGGCTCGAAGACATCGACTCCGGCGAGATCCGCATCGGCGGCAAGAACATGGTCGGCGTCGCCCCGAAGGAACGCGACATCGCCATGGTCTTCCAGAACTACGCGCTGTATCCGAACAAGACCGTCGGCGAGAACATGGGCTTCGCACTCAAGATGCGCGGTGTCCCGCTGGCCGAGCGCAAGCAGAAGGTGGCCGAGGCCGCCAAACTCCTCGACCTCACCGACTTCCTGGACCGCAAACCGGCCAAGCTGTCGGGCGGTCAGCGTCAGCGCGTCGCGATGGGGCGTGCCATCGTCCGTGAGCCGCAGGTGTTCTGCATGGACGAGCCGCTGTCGAACCTCGACGCCAAGCTGCGCGTGCAGACCCGCACACAGATCGCGGCCCTGCAACGTCGACTGGGCACCACCACCGTCTACGTGACGCACGACCAGGTCGAGGCCATGACCATGGGCGACCGTGTCGCCGTTCTCAAGCACGGTGTGCTGCAGCAGTTCTCGTCGCCCACCGAGCTGTACGACCGTCCGGTGAACGCCTTCGTCGCCGGTTTCATCGGCTCGCCCGGCATGAACCTGTTCACCGCGCCGGTGTGCGACGGCGAGATCACCGTGGCCGGCGCCCCGATCTCGATCGATGAGGAGAGCGCGGCGCTCCTGCGCGGTTCGGGGCTGTCGAGCGTGATCGTCGGCATCCGCCCCGAGCACCTCACGCTCGGCGACGGCGAGGGCATCAATGCCGACGTCGCCCTCATGGAGGAACTCGGCAGCGAGACCTATGTGTACGCGAACCTCACCGACGAGTCGGTCCGGAACCTCGACGGCGAGCCGATGATGATGGTCGCGCGTAGCGCGACCCGCTCGCCCGCGCGCCTGGGCGACGGCATCCGCCTGCGCCAGTCCGGCAGTGCGGTGCACCTGTTCCACCCGGAGACGGGCGAGCGCCTCTAG
- a CDS encoding carbohydrate ABC transporter permease, whose product MSAGTPSDITSGKDQISRAEGWRRRGPLLPALIFLLVVTQVPFVFTLYYSTQSWNLVRPGSRHFVGLSNYVDVFKDSQFWQVALNTILLIVGTVLISVVLGLLFALLLDRKFLGRGIVRTLLITPFLVTPVAAALLWKTSLLSPTNGLVNWALSPLGVHTDWLSDFPLMSVMAELVWQWTPFMMLLILAGLQSMPKDIQEAARVDGATSFRLFRELTLPHLRRFIELGSVLGAIYLVNTFDAVYMMTSGGPGVSSANLPFYIYQRAFLGFDIGQAAAMGVVTVIGTMIVATLALRLIFKSFSGSEEAA is encoded by the coding sequence ATGTCGGCGGGCACGCCGTCGGACATCACCTCGGGCAAGGATCAGATCTCACGGGCCGAGGGCTGGCGTCGGCGCGGCCCGCTGCTGCCCGCGCTGATCTTCCTGCTCGTCGTCACCCAGGTCCCGTTCGTCTTCACGCTCTATTACTCGACGCAATCGTGGAACCTGGTGCGCCCGGGTTCGCGGCACTTCGTGGGACTGTCGAACTACGTCGACGTGTTCAAAGACAGCCAGTTCTGGCAGGTCGCGCTCAACACGATCCTCCTGATCGTCGGCACCGTACTGATCTCGGTGGTCCTCGGACTGCTGTTCGCTCTGCTGCTCGACCGCAAGTTCCTGGGCCGCGGCATCGTCCGCACCCTGCTGATCACGCCGTTCCTGGTGACCCCGGTCGCCGCAGCGCTGCTGTGGAAGACGAGCCTGCTCTCGCCGACCAACGGCCTGGTGAACTGGGCGCTGAGCCCGCTCGGCGTCCACACCGACTGGCTCAGCGACTTCCCGCTGATGAGCGTCATGGCCGAACTGGTCTGGCAGTGGACGCCGTTCATGATGCTGCTGATCCTCGCCGGTCTGCAGTCGATGCCCAAGGACATTCAGGAGGCGGCCCGCGTCGACGGCGCCACCAGCTTCCGGCTGTTCCGTGAACTGACGCTGCCGCACCTGCGACGGTTCATCGAGCTGGGCTCGGTGCTCGGCGCGATCTACCTGGTCAACACGTTCGACGCGGTCTACATGATGACCTCCGGCGGACCGGGCGTCTCCAGCGCCAACCTGCCGTTCTACATCTATCAGCGCGCCTTCCTCGGCTTCGACATCGGTCAGGCCGCGGCGATGGGCGTCGTCACGGTGATCGGCACGATGATCGTCGCGACCCTGGCGCTGAGACTGATCTTCAAATCGTTCTCCGGGTCAGAGGAGGCCGCGTGA
- a CDS encoding sugar-binding transcriptional regulator yields MTYDETAAEQANGHGGPSPRSSSHRSSSDSGHDLRLLVRAAAMYHLDGRTQAEIARRLGVSRPTAGRLIARARAQGLVQVTVSAPPHLAASIHTDLESELEDLFGLDEVLVIDETADGTATGNAALGRAGASVLTRRIQTGDTFGFTWGPEQIAVADAMRGTASCARVVQMDGSMTSADYSTGLDHTLMRFAECLSAQPIRLIAPLYVDAGTVEALRRDSLISQSLDAARDAQIALYGVGSASTSTTLFEGAFIDSVVLDELLALGAVGEIGGRFYDVNGVAVSSSLVERTVSVSLETLRACPTSILISGGPHRQEAVLGALRGGYATIVVTDAATARWLVSQQKGQQ; encoded by the coding sequence ATGACGTACGACGAGACAGCAGCCGAACAGGCGAACGGCCACGGGGGCCCATCGCCGCGTTCGTCGTCGCACCGCTCGTCGTCGGATTCCGGGCACGACCTGCGGCTGCTGGTCCGTGCGGCCGCCATGTACCACCTCGACGGCCGCACTCAAGCCGAGATCGCCCGCCGCCTCGGCGTGTCGCGTCCCACCGCTGGCCGCCTCATCGCACGAGCCCGTGCTCAAGGGTTGGTGCAGGTGACGGTCTCCGCGCCCCCGCACCTCGCGGCGAGCATTCACACCGACCTCGAGAGCGAGCTGGAGGACCTTTTCGGACTCGACGAGGTGCTGGTCATCGACGAGACGGCGGACGGCACGGCGACCGGCAACGCGGCGCTCGGCCGAGCAGGCGCCTCCGTCCTGACCCGTCGCATCCAGACCGGCGACACCTTCGGCTTCACCTGGGGGCCCGAACAGATCGCCGTCGCCGACGCGATGCGTGGGACGGCCTCGTGCGCGCGCGTTGTGCAGATGGACGGTTCGATGACCTCGGCCGACTACTCCACGGGTCTCGACCACACCCTGATGCGCTTCGCCGAATGCCTGAGCGCACAGCCGATCCGACTCATCGCCCCGCTGTACGTCGATGCGGGCACCGTTGAGGCGCTGCGCCGTGACTCACTGATCTCCCAGTCGCTGGATGCCGCTCGCGACGCGCAGATCGCGCTCTACGGCGTCGGCTCCGCATCCACGTCGACGACCCTCTTCGAGGGCGCGTTCATCGACTCCGTCGTCCTCGACGAACTGCTCGCGCTCGGCGCGGTCGGGGAGATCGGCGGCCGCTTCTACGACGTGAACGGCGTCGCCGTCTCCTCGTCCCTCGTCGAACGGACCGTGTCGGTGTCTCTCGAGACGTTGCGGGCGTGCCCCACGTCGATCCTCATCTCCGGCGGTCCGCACCGCCAGGAAGCCGTGCTCGGCGCACTGCGCGGCGGGTACGCAACCATCGTCGTCACCGATGCGGCGACGGCCCGATGGCTCGTGTCACAACAGAAAGGCCAGCAGTGA
- a CDS encoding amidohydrolase family protein: MTLSGVIPGIVDAHVHFFDPMRSTWALSRFARVAHMPVIKSFPRPALWLSGLAAHRSETRLMIDPSIVRTPYEVREYSAEASAVRRVAGVGIDSVVAMESHWRGTPASGESSFAETRYLTGLPFGRPRLPKLGGVVIAGDPTDPQFGASLDAQLRYTGLVRGVRYKWAAHPDAQIGMWRKTAGVLRTSEFLRGFEEIASRGLVFSSFAYSHQLGELDLLARQFPDTTIVVEHLGLPIGVFGPVGSDTGATAAARAEIWKLWRERTAMLAARPNVVVKVSGLALGPLGYGRETSGNIGGRDILAEMMGPLVLHIVDKFGPERIVFGSDMPVDRPNAGIDVVVGALLDIVGDRGDHLLAHLFAENAKRIYRIG, translated from the coding sequence GTGACGTTGAGCGGAGTGATCCCCGGCATCGTCGACGCGCACGTTCACTTCTTCGATCCGATGCGGTCGACGTGGGCGTTGTCCCGGTTCGCGCGTGTGGCGCACATGCCGGTGATCAAGAGCTTCCCCCGACCCGCGCTGTGGCTGTCCGGCCTGGCCGCACACCGGTCCGAGACGCGGCTGATGATCGATCCGAGTATCGTCCGCACCCCGTACGAGGTGCGTGAGTACAGCGCGGAGGCGTCCGCCGTGCGACGTGTCGCCGGCGTCGGCATCGACTCCGTAGTCGCCATGGAGTCGCACTGGCGGGGCACGCCTGCATCGGGGGAGTCGTCGTTCGCCGAGACCAGATACCTCACCGGTCTGCCGTTCGGGCGGCCGCGGCTGCCGAAGCTCGGCGGTGTGGTGATCGCGGGTGATCCGACCGATCCCCAGTTCGGTGCGAGCCTCGACGCGCAGCTGCGCTACACCGGACTGGTGCGCGGGGTCCGCTACAAGTGGGCCGCGCATCCGGATGCGCAGATCGGCATGTGGCGTAAGACCGCGGGGGTGCTGCGGACCTCGGAATTCCTCCGGGGCTTCGAGGAGATCGCCTCGCGCGGATTGGTGTTCAGTTCGTTCGCCTACTCTCACCAACTCGGTGAGCTCGATCTGCTCGCGCGCCAGTTCCCGGACACGACGATCGTGGTCGAACATCTGGGACTGCCCATCGGCGTGTTCGGTCCGGTCGGTTCGGACACCGGAGCGACGGCGGCGGCGCGTGCCGAGATCTGGAAGCTGTGGCGCGAACGGACGGCGATGCTGGCGGCACGTCCCAACGTGGTCGTGAAGGTGTCCGGCCTGGCGCTCGGACCACTCGGCTACGGACGGGAGACCTCGGGCAACATCGGTGGCCGCGACATCCTCGCCGAGATGATGGGGCCGCTCGTACTCCACATAGTCGACAAGTTCGGACCCGAGCGCATCGTGTTCGGGTCCGACATGCCGGTCGACCGCCCTAACGCGGGCATCGACGTGGTGGTCGGCGCGCTACTCGACATCGTCGGCGATCGCGGCGATCACCTGCTTGCCCACCTGTTCGCCGAGAACGCGAAGCGGATCTATCGAATCGGCTGA
- a CDS encoding SDR family oxidoreductase: protein MGVYVVTGSASGMGASVAARLTDDGHEVIGVDLADAAVIADLSTVEGRRGAVDALTERIDGPLHGAVFAAGIGPRRGRERMLAEVNCLGVVELATALRPRLAAARNAKVVVFGSNSSTATPLVPRAAIRRLLDGDAEAAARILRRRPGALSGPAAYAASKIAVARWARRQAVTEAWAGAGIRMNVISPGPVMTPLLQGQLANPRSPVRSFPVPIRESGRPDQLAEWVMTMLSPAADFMVGSVVTVDGGTEALLRPNDWPSRLPGRLLPRMAWTMWRAPSRGQVADYS from the coding sequence ATGGGTGTGTACGTGGTGACCGGATCGGCGTCGGGAATGGGAGCGTCCGTCGCCGCACGGCTGACCGACGACGGGCACGAGGTAATCGGCGTCGACCTCGCCGATGCGGCGGTGATCGCCGACCTGTCGACGGTCGAGGGTCGCCGAGGGGCCGTCGACGCATTGACCGAACGCATCGACGGCCCGCTGCACGGGGCGGTCTTCGCGGCGGGGATCGGCCCCCGGCGAGGCCGAGAGCGGATGCTCGCCGAGGTGAACTGCCTCGGCGTCGTCGAACTGGCGACAGCCCTGCGTCCGCGTCTGGCGGCGGCGCGGAATGCGAAGGTCGTGGTGTTCGGATCCAATTCGTCGACGGCCACCCCTCTCGTGCCGCGCGCCGCGATCCGACGACTCCTCGACGGCGACGCCGAGGCCGCCGCGCGGATCCTGCGTCGTCGGCCCGGCGCGCTGTCGGGACCGGCGGCCTACGCGGCGTCGAAGATCGCGGTGGCGCGGTGGGCGCGCAGGCAGGCGGTGACCGAGGCGTGGGCCGGTGCGGGGATTCGGATGAACGTGATCTCGCCCGGCCCGGTGATGACACCGCTGCTGCAGGGGCAGTTGGCGAATCCGCGTTCGCCGGTGCGCTCGTTCCCGGTCCCGATCCGCGAAAGCGGCCGTCCGGACCAACTCGCCGAGTGGGTCATGACGATGCTGTCTCCGGCCGCCGATTTCATGGTCGGCTCGGTTGTGACCGTCGACGGCGGAACCGAAGCGCTTCTGCGTCCGAACGACTGGCCGTCGCGGCTGCCCGGTCGCCTCCTGCCGAGGATGGCCTGGACCATGTGGCGGGCGCCGAGTCGCGGACAGGTGGCCGACTACTCCTGA
- a CDS encoding oxygenase MpaB family protein — protein MFNPDRNAGLDPHHDFVEIYRNMSLLDFPWDVNQALSFALFRTYAVPSVGRVLSDSQGFDDTQKRYDDTGLLLEVPLRQGFSAPEAKSALRRINQMHRSYDITNDDMLYVLATFVVVPKRWIDDYGWRRFTYDEVVAATNYYRELGRHMNIKDIPGTYDEFEKLLDSYEAEHFAYDAGGRRVADMTFELLTTFYPKLVRPAVRVFSRALMDDALLAAFRYKKPSPPVTSLSRRALRARGRVVRVLPPRRRVKGFGDSHRMKTYPDGYEIEKMGTFPTGCPVKHLSAVEEKVDA, from the coding sequence ATGTTCAATCCTGATCGCAACGCGGGTCTCGACCCGCACCACGACTTCGTGGAGATCTATCGGAACATGTCGTTGCTCGACTTTCCGTGGGATGTCAACCAGGCGCTGAGCTTCGCGCTGTTCCGCACGTACGCGGTGCCGAGCGTCGGCCGAGTGCTCTCGGACTCACAGGGCTTCGACGACACGCAGAAGCGATACGACGACACCGGGTTGCTGTTGGAAGTGCCGCTGCGGCAGGGATTCTCCGCGCCCGAGGCGAAGTCGGCACTGCGTCGCATCAATCAGATGCACCGCTCGTACGACATCACCAACGACGACATGCTCTACGTCCTGGCCACATTCGTCGTCGTGCCGAAACGGTGGATCGACGACTACGGTTGGCGGCGGTTCACTTACGACGAGGTGGTCGCCGCGACGAACTACTACCGCGAACTCGGCCGTCACATGAACATCAAGGACATACCGGGGACGTACGACGAGTTCGAGAAGTTGCTGGACTCGTATGAGGCCGAGCACTTCGCCTACGACGCCGGCGGGCGTCGCGTCGCCGACATGACCTTCGAACTGCTGACCACGTTCTATCCGAAGCTCGTGCGCCCGGCAGTGCGGGTGTTCTCGCGCGCCCTGATGGACGACGCCCTGCTCGCCGCATTCCGGTACAAGAAGCCGTCACCCCCGGTGACCTCGCTGAGTCGTCGTGCGCTGCGGGCCCGCGGCCGTGTGGTGCGAGTGCTGCCGCCGCGTCGGAGAGTCAAGGGATTCGGAGACAGCCACCGTATGAAGACCTACCCGGACGGATACGAGATCGAGAAGATGGGCACCTTCCCGACCGGGTGCCCGGTGAAACACCTGAGCGCGGTCGAGGAGAAGGTGGACGCATGA
- a CDS encoding TetR/AcrR family transcriptional regulator: MDSDAEPDKLRGRFLHAGMTVLARDGYSGFKQASVCTEAGVTTGAFYHSFRNWKAFETELIAHWRVEATDRLVDAARSVTDPRDRIDALTTIALNLPHGTERAIRSWAAVDSSVHDALTEVENARRAAIADMGVELFGTELSQRLAATAMMLLTGFENAANPSIDDFEWAIRTVTDTALAFVDARQE; this comes from the coding sequence ATGGATTCCGACGCCGAACCCGACAAGCTGCGCGGCAGATTTCTGCACGCGGGGATGACTGTCCTTGCACGCGATGGTTATTCGGGATTCAAACAGGCCTCGGTGTGCACCGAGGCAGGCGTGACGACGGGTGCGTTCTACCACTCGTTCCGCAACTGGAAGGCCTTCGAGACCGAACTCATCGCACACTGGCGCGTCGAGGCCACGGACCGGCTCGTCGACGCGGCGCGCAGCGTGACCGATCCGCGCGACCGCATCGACGCACTGACCACCATCGCGCTGAACCTCCCCCACGGCACCGAACGCGCCATCCGCAGTTGGGCGGCCGTCGACTCCTCCGTGCACGATGCCCTCACCGAGGTGGAGAACGCACGGCGAGCGGCGATCGCCGATATGGGAGTCGAACTCTTCGGCACCGAACTCTCGCAGCGTCTGGCCGCCACCGCGATGATGCTGCTGACCGGTTTCGAGAACGCGGCCAACCCGTCGATCGACGACTTCGAGTGGGCCATCCGCACCGTCACCGACACGGCGCTCGCCTTCGTCGACGCCCGTCAGGAGTAG